The genomic DNA ACCCTGACTGGGCAATCGCTTTTGAAGAAGGAACGGTTAAACATATTTATTTTGTGGCTGAAACAAAAGGAAGTATGTCATCCATGGACATTCGAAAGGTCGAGAAGCTAAAGGAACATTGTGCTAAAGAACATTTTAAGAAAATAAGCGATAATACTGTTAAGTACGATATTATTTCAAACTTTGACGAACTTTTGAACTTTGTGAATTCGAATTAATATTAAAGGTAGCCAGAAAGACTAGGCTACCTTACTTCTTGTGTTTTACCCTATCCAACGTTACGGTGAACCGAAATACATTTTAAATCTCGCAAAAAAACTGCTGCTGCCTTATTTAATATTTCAGGGGCTGTACACAGTCTTATATTTTCTGCTCGGGCGTGAAGAATGGTACAAAGGCATCCTGCATCCGCAGTGGGCGATGAGGTTTTTAGTCAGCCTGTTCTGCTGGCACATTCTGCTCGTACTGTTTAAAAGAATACCGGCAGCGGCAAGTATCCTCCTTGCGGTCTTTATCGGCATCGCAGCAGGCTATGTCGACCTGTCTGCATACGGCCTCAGCCTTTCCAGAACATTAGTATTCTTTCCGTTCTTTTTAGCGGGTTACTTTATGACGAAAGAGAATGTTCAGCTGATAAAAACCAAGGCCTTAAGTATCGCAGGCATTATTTTTATGACAGCGCTGTTTGCATTTATTTATCTCTTTATCAATGTGGATGTAACGCTCGATACGGACTGGCTGTCCGGGGCAGTCGCTTATCAGCGTCTGGAAGCGGAAATGAGCGGCGGTTTGATGCGTCTCATTATATATATTCTGGCGGCACTCTTAATTATCAGTATGATTGCGTTGATACCGTCGGGAGATTTC from Jeotgalicoccus saudimassiliensis includes the following:
- a CDS encoding acyltransferase family protein, producing MFYPIQRYGEPKYILNLAKKLLLPYLIFQGLYTVLYFLLGREEWYKGILHPQWAMRFLVSLFCWHILLVLFKRIPAAASILLAVFIGIAAGYVDLSAYGLSLSRTLVFFPFFLAGYFMTKENVQLIKTKALSIAGIIFMTALFAFIYLFINVDVTLDTDWLSGAVAYQRLEAEMSGGLMRLIIYILAALLIISMIALIPSGDFGWLTKIGEKTLYVYLLHGFIIQPFREFEILWYNHWYETFWFVLLSALGVIVLSSRPAVALTRPLVELKWKK